The sequence AAGAATCAGCGCCACCGCGCGCATGATTCTGGAATTTTTTTCTTCAGTCTTGCGCTCACTGCAGCACGTGAAATGGCGCGGCAGCTTATGCTAATGTAGGATAACATCTCCCTTTCAGTATCCTTATCATGTAGAATTCGGAAGACGATTAGTCCTGGTAGATTATCTCAAATATTGCACACTAATTAAGTCAATTCGCAAGTACCAAAGggaatttttgttttgttattttccTTGAGAGCTTGAAATGTATTTACCTTCTGTGAGAGAAGAATAGCAACAGGAGCACAAATATGAGAACTTCCCCTGTATTTGTTCCATCATCATGATCAAGTAGGGCAGGTCCCTTGGAACAAGCTTCAGAGATTGTAATATTAACTGTCGAGACCAAAGGAGCACTCAAAATGATGGTTTTTGAAGCTTCTGTTAGAGCTTGATTACTAGAATGGTACAAAATTTAAGAATGCTAATCAGCAAGATTACTTCAGTTCAACCATCCAAAGTCACTGCGGGGATTAGGCAGTCCAACAACTacaaaatgagggaaaagatcTAGTTAACTTTGAGGATGCACACGATAACTATAATTATAACAGATTATGATTAATTATTATACATTTGCAGTTAACCATATCCAAGCTACATCATTTGATATTGTTTCAGATTGTGCTGATATAAGAATGCAAATAACAAGTCGAGAGATCGCCACACTTGACTCTGGAGAGGCGTATCTTGAATTTAAGTAAATGCTTTGCATTACATCATCTAtcccatgcatgcaaaactGGTCTAACGCAGCTGGAGcaatttcagttatttcagatACAGCTTTTATGACTGACATATAACATAATCTTGGCCAGCATTTTCAACTAGCTCTCCCAGCAAGCGTATAAAAATCATAGCAACAAAGTTGTCTCCAGTGTTATCAGCTCAGCAAACATGGGCAAATTAAGTGTTTGCGTGATATCATCACCATTTGAACTGTATTTCCTGCAGAACCTTAACATCTGTTTCGACAATGACTTGCAGAGTTCTTCTTGCTGGAGCAACCATTTCAGCGATGTCAAATAGATTCTTGTAGAAAGAGAACTCCAATCTATTTTAGACAATAGCTGGAATAGGATTCTTTCAGCTTTTGGGCTGTAAGGTATTTGGTAGCTTATTTTGGTAAATCCCCTGTGAACCCCACAAAGATTTACTAATCGTTCTATTGTCACTGAGATAGAAACTCTGCCTATAAAACCACCGCTGTTGAGTAAAATATATTGCTCCAGGGAAGCAAACATCAATTTATCATCAGCAATCCTTGCAAAAAGAAGAATTGTTACCTAGTTGAAATCTGATACAAAGGGGTGAGTAGAATACTGTTGAGGAGCTTGTACCTGTCATTATACAGAGAGCTAATGTAAAGAATCTGTAGCACTGCAGATTGACAACAAAACTTCTCCTGATTACGGGAACTTTTCTGACCAAGAAGGAATAGCATATCATATCTGAGGGGTCGGATGGCAAAAGGAAAGCAGCATCCCTAATGGGTTGCCCATAATCATTCCCAGGAAGCACATCCACAACGAAACCAAAGATCAGATATGTACTGATGCTATAAAACTTGAGTTACCAGGAGAAGATGGAAATTTCATAAGAGCAACAAATAATCTGCATGATAAAGAGTATACTCTTTAGTagagttttttttctttttataattgaatgtatcaataattttaaaacttaaagtagagttttttttcttttttttttaattttttttttttgtagtgattgGAGTGTCTATTAGAACCTGTTATTCGTCCATCATCTAATTCTATAGACATTACATTTGGCTAAACTTTTCCCTGTTTCTTTATGGGAGAAGGGTTCATCTTGGatataaaaatccatcaatTTAAATGTTAGAAAtggtataaatatttattacgAACCAATCAGGAATATTTCAGTTGTTATGATATGAAATTTTCTCATAAATATTTGTGTGAAATTCCTCGAGAAAAGAAAGTCAAAATAATAGAGAGAAAAAAGCAGATTTtgttgacatttaaaatttttacttcTTATATATAATCCACCATGATTGCATtatcagtaaaaaaaaaataagatacgAATAATATCATTATGTTTGGATGTTAACTATAGCAGCTGTACATAGTAAAGGTCTGTcaacttttaagcataaataaccTTCTCGGCAACGgttaaataaatcatcaatttgAAAACACTGCACCTCTATTTTTGCAATGAACAGAAGTACGGTATTATAGTCGGACTGAAGGATCTGCACACTTTAAGAGCAAAGAACGTTAGCAGCGTGTCCACTCTAACATTCAAGTTAGTCAAGTATATTTCACTAAGAAAAATGTAATATAGAGAATGTATATTGTGTACTTGTATAATGTCTAGAAATGATGGGTCAATGATCATTGTGTGAGAACATAAACAGGATCCTTGGTCTTTTAAGTCTCATTACACTGCCCGGGTTCACTTGAATGTGCGCTAGTTTGATCTGTTTTCCTGGTTATCGTAAACTCATAGGTGACCTTCTCGGAAGAGCATTTCCTTTACCCAGACCGATTCCTTCCCTGGCTTCCTCTTGCTCTCGGAACTGTCCTCCTGCAAGAGTCTCAGGATGACCTGGGTTCTTTCCTCTTCCCGGGTTATCACCTCTCTCTCCTTAAATAATCATGCTAGAGTCTTACTCGTTGTCCCAAGTGGTTGAATCGGACTTGGACGGGGAattcatttatattttgaattttgggCTGGCTAAGGTTGATGACGGCATGATGTAAGCCCTAAGAGTTGAAAAGACAGGTGTCTAACAGATGTTGCTTCGTAATCTGAGCCCGTCTTTTCGACTACTAGCACAACTTACGAGGTGCATCGTGTTCGTCTATTTACTTTGAGATCAACGGTTAGAATTGTATGCCATTTACTTATAGATACCGATCTTCTCTCATCATTTCACCCTTTTCTCACTTTCAGATTTTCCAACCTTTCGCTCTGGCAATTCCTTCACTTAGCTGTCCAATTCTCCCAATCTCGACGCATTTCTGGCGCTCTACATGATGTTACTTCGATTGACCCCTTCTCCTACCATCTACTAACTTTTCGTTTTTGATCTATGTTTTTTTCTACCCCCTCCACCTCTAGGGCCAACGCCTGTGGTTCGCCGGAATGCGAATCTGTGCGTTGCGCTCCGACTTTACCCTTTCTATTCTTCCTCTTTCTTCTAAAAACTACATTCCTGCCCCTTTTTCCAAGAAACCGAGAAAACTCATAACCACTCAACAGGTTGTCGGGCCTTCCCAGGCCCTGAATAAGGGCAAGGGCAAAGTTCGGGGATCAACTAAAATAGATGACGAGGCCCCAAGTGCTCCCTGGTTTTCTACCATGGGAAGTACACTCAATCTTAAGGCCGACAAGGACCTCCGTGCCCTCGAGTCCATCCATCTTTCTTACTCCCTTATCATTCGTGGCCTCTAGGACTTGAACAGTCCCTTATCATGGTAGAGCGCCTAGTAACATCGTCTCATGATTCCCTATGTATCACTTATAGTGTCTGTAAGAACCAGTTGGTTATGATTAGCGTATAGTACAGtccattcatctcatatatcccaatcAAATTTGTAATGATTGATATATCAAGGGTTTCATATGAATTCAATAACAATATGATGTGTCTTTTAGTAATTATAGTAGCATCACATGTGCAACTATGAAACCACTTTACCCTAAATCACATCTCATATTCTCGCCAGATATTTCTTGAATTATTAACTCAAATCATATAGAATATTCACACCCATAGGTGAGCGATGAATCTCCGAATACCATTCATTGTCTCCTACGTGTGTTGATACTACACCCAAACTCGCCACAAGAAGACCCTTACGAGCCGGTAAATGAGTCAAAGTGCAGGACTAGTATATAGCACCTCTATGTTGTCTcgggttgtaaggactaatggtgtacgaTCATAACTGTAGATTATCCACTAGATAAATGATAACCATTTGAAAAAGTCAAGAGAGAGTTGTTTAGTGACCCATCATATGAGCACTCATCATGTATGAtcggacatctctatgtcccTACCTAAAACATGGTACAAAATATCACAGATACTAGtatcgagctcaagcgacctttattcttattttaggtggctgaatcgactaagaacaagtttagaatatatagtaaCTTTTAAAATGTGGTTCATGATCGTCATCATATGTACGAATTCATGATAATAATAGCTTGCATAGatatacaaataaagtaaatatcataatgtacaaaacgtaaaatattattaaattaaagataatttataacataagagtcaataaagctcGAAGCACAAGTTGTCTTGCTGGACATCTACTCCAACAATATGTACGAGGTGGGGGACCATATGTACGAGGTAGGGGACACGTCGCTTAGGACTCGCCTAATTCAAGACTCCAAAGGCCATTACAGGCCTCCATAGACAGAGGCTCACCCTTCTCAGGTGAATCAATCAAATAGGATCTCTACTGGTAagtaggggtgttcaaacttcagataaaatcgaaaaaaccgaaaatacaaaccgaaaaaaccgaacaccgaactgaaccgaaaaccgaattttgtaattcggatataaatgttaaaaccgaagtttatttgatttgatttcggattatatatgtcaaaatcgaACAAAACGAAAAAACAGAAATTTcgttaaattaataattttttatatttttatttatattatatattttgatatgatatttattgaatgaaaaactatttttagttgatttttgtttgtttaattaatttagatcttatatttaaatattttactcaGAAAACATatagaaagttaacatattatatttacaatatatttatattattaatttaaataattataccaaaaccgaattaaccgaccgaaataaccgaaccgttttggtagaaaaccgaaccgaactgaAGAAAAATGATTCgtatatcggattatatatttctaaaaccgaaaaccgaaaaaaccgaaataaaaaaccaaaaaccgaaccgaaccgaccgatgaacacccctactGGCAAGGGCGAGCTCTTCCCTTGTCACATTTCTTGGCTACCCATTGCACTCTTCTAGCTACTTGAACCCCCTGTCAACTCCATACTCCTTGGGTCACACTGAACACTTCCGGCTACTTGAACCTCCTCACAGCTCCTTGCTCATTCCCAAATCTTTAGCTTATCTCCTGCTCCTTAGCACACTCCACACACCTTAGCTCATCCCTAATTACTTAGCACCGCAAAGACTCCTTATCACACCTCCAACATTCCTTAGCACACCTCTACCTCTCTTTTTCACCACCCATCATACCTTGTTGCTCGCCTCCACATTTGTTCACCTTATTTGGATATTAATGGCATAACTCTAATTACTTAACCCACCCTCCAACTTGTAATTCCTCAGCACACCCTTAGTGCCTTGACACACCACCAGATCCTTTGAAATACCTGTCATGGCTCACCTCAGCTGCCCGCCCCGGTGGACCTGTTCTCTGACTTGAAGATGGGCTCGAGCCATGTACTATGGATACGTGCCCATGTTGGTCTCGAGCATGTGATGAGCCTACTTGTGGAGTATCAGTGACTCTTGAGTTCGTTTAAGCTTGTAAAGCTTAAAGCGAATTTACTCTTTTTAGAACATTGGCCCAAACTATAATGATTATTGATAAATGatcaatttgaaattaaaaatctaGTAAGCATTTAAGCTCCACAAACAAGGGATCAGATCAATCAATCTTCAACAATTGCAATTCACTATGCATGCCCATATCGGGAAGATATCACCGTGCCTATAGTTGTAATACTACTTGAAATTCTATTAAAACTGGATACTTGAATTAAGCTGTTTTTTAAGAatggaaaaattaaattaaattaaattataattataatttaattataattataaattagtaAAAGAAGGAAATGTTAAAATGGGCCCAATAGTGTAGCAACATTACAAAGCCCAATTTTCAACAAGTTAAGCCCGAAACAGCCCAATTACATTAACTTTGTTAAAACGTCAACTAGGGTTTCATGTTTCTTTCAACTCATTCGCCCAACACAGAGAGCGAGCAGCGGAAATGGTGAAATTTCTGAAGCCAAACAAGGCCGTAATCGTATTACAAGGCCGATACGCCGGCCGTAAGGCCGTGATTATTCGAGCCTTCGACGACGGCACGCGCGACCGTCCTTACGGGCATTGCTTAGTCGCCGGAATCTCCAAATACCCGCGTAAAGTCATCCGAAAGGACTCCGCGAAGAAGCAGGCGAAGAAATCGAGGGTGAAATGCTTCATTAAGCTCGTGAATTATAACCACATAATGCCCACGCGCTACACGCTCGATGTGGATCTGAAGGATGTGGTGACGCTGGATTCCCTG comes from Primulina huaijiensis isolate GDHJ02 chromosome 2, ASM1229523v2, whole genome shotgun sequence and encodes:
- the LOC140967505 gene encoding large ribosomal subunit protein eL27x, translating into MVKFLKPNKAVIVLQGRYAGRKAVIIRAFDDGTRDRPYGHCLVAGISKYPRKVIRKDSAKKQAKKSRVKCFIKLVNYNHIMPTRYTLDVDLKDVVTLDSLQSRDKKVTAAKETKARFEERFKTGKNRWFFTKLRF